One window from the genome of Echinicola vietnamensis DSM 17526 encodes:
- a CDS encoding TonB-dependent receptor family protein: MKPFNYILFLFLCLSPLIASAQLTVSGKIVDGENDEPLLFAQVALFEAGGEETITYTQSDENGDFALGTESGTYDVKVFLIGYENKKIENLQINEDRNLGKITLTSEGKQLDEVVVQSNTIPMRTDVEGLVITPEQNLANVGGTLLDILRNTPSISVSDDGSISLRGSSGTNILINGRNSSLTQNLDQIPASAIEQIKVVNNPNARYDAEAEGGVINIILKRGEDMGTHGGAELTYGTRNRLNTGARFNHTTTKYNVYAGYNYRDWKGVSERSTFREVYEDNELLNQQGNNRDRRQNHNFNYGADYYFGKNILSYQGVYFTGKDSENNSLYSKMTDSETDDLLLQYVRQNNESETDDGYDNALIYERTFDDKNRELKISANNSYQNQYKTQNINIYRNTSEATPENLNGQERALTDEKRYTSVIQADYIHPVNERVKLEMGLKSTFRKFDNDYKYYQLSESENDFVENTDISNHFLYKDQIHAAYFIYSRSGEKWDISLGTRAEQTHVEGLLYNTNELNEQDYLNLFPSVQALYKLNEENSLKFTYSRRIDRPTAWRLNPFPDITDSLSVRRGNPNLQPEMINSLEVGHMINMEKASLTTNLFYRHVDGVLDYITLVEDGISYQQPANLNTGQAYGLEFIGMAELTDWWNINGSVSLFQSKVDGSNVGEEFVSKGFSWNSKITTDFTLPYAFTLQLVGDYESPEVEAQGRDFARYSMDATLLKKLMDNKLQLSLSVRDVFNTRNFGGYNQSNDFYQEFRAEWESRIALFSARYNF, from the coding sequence GAGGAAACCATCACCTATACCCAATCTGATGAAAACGGGGATTTCGCCCTCGGAACGGAAAGCGGCACTTATGATGTCAAAGTGTTTTTGATCGGTTATGAGAATAAAAAAATCGAAAACCTTCAAATAAACGAAGACCGCAACCTTGGTAAAATCACCCTGACTTCTGAAGGAAAGCAGCTGGATGAAGTGGTCGTCCAATCCAACACCATTCCCATGCGGACTGATGTCGAAGGACTGGTCATCACGCCTGAACAAAACCTGGCCAATGTTGGAGGTACCTTATTGGACATTTTGAGGAATACTCCTTCCATCAGTGTATCCGATGATGGTTCTATTTCCCTTAGGGGCAGCTCCGGCACCAACATTCTGATAAACGGCAGGAATTCTTCCCTAACGCAAAACCTCGATCAGATCCCGGCCAGCGCAATTGAGCAGATCAAAGTCGTGAACAATCCAAATGCCCGTTATGATGCCGAAGCCGAAGGTGGTGTCATCAACATCATCTTGAAACGTGGTGAAGACATGGGTACTCACGGCGGTGCGGAACTAACCTATGGCACACGTAACCGGCTAAATACCGGTGCCAGGTTTAACCATACCACTACGAAGTACAATGTGTATGCAGGTTACAATTACCGAGATTGGAAAGGGGTGAGTGAACGCTCCACTTTCCGAGAGGTATATGAAGACAACGAACTCCTCAACCAACAAGGAAATAATCGCGATAGGCGCCAAAACCATAATTTTAATTATGGCGCTGACTATTACTTTGGCAAAAACATCCTGAGCTATCAAGGGGTATATTTCACCGGGAAAGACTCGGAAAACAATTCCCTGTATTCCAAAATGACCGATAGTGAAACCGATGACCTATTGCTCCAATACGTGAGGCAAAATAACGAATCTGAAACGGATGATGGCTATGACAATGCCTTGATCTATGAGCGGACGTTTGATGATAAGAACCGCGAATTGAAAATCAGTGCAAACAACTCTTATCAGAACCAGTACAAAACCCAGAACATCAACATTTACCGAAATACTTCAGAAGCTACACCGGAAAACCTTAATGGTCAAGAACGGGCACTGACGGATGAAAAACGATACACCTCTGTCATCCAAGCCGACTATATCCATCCTGTAAATGAAAGGGTAAAACTGGAAATGGGTTTAAAATCAACCTTTAGAAAATTTGACAACGACTACAAATATTACCAGTTGTCAGAAAGTGAAAACGACTTCGTAGAAAATACTGATATCAGCAATCACTTTCTCTACAAAGACCAAATTCACGCGGCCTATTTCATCTATTCCAGATCCGGAGAAAAGTGGGACATTTCCTTGGGGACAAGGGCAGAACAGACCCATGTGGAAGGATTGCTATACAACACCAATGAACTGAACGAACAGGATTACCTGAACCTCTTCCCCAGTGTCCAAGCCCTGTACAAGCTGAATGAGGAAAACAGCCTGAAATTTACCTACAGCCGGAGAATCGACAGACCGACTGCTTGGAGGCTTAATCCTTTTCCAGATATCACCGACTCCCTCAGCGTTAGAAGAGGTAATCCCAACCTCCAACCCGAAATGATCAACTCGTTGGAAGTAGGACACATGATCAACATGGAAAAGGCCAGCTTGACCACCAACTTATTCTATAGACATGTCGATGGGGTGTTGGACTATATCACCTTGGTGGAAGATGGCATTTCCTATCAACAGCCAGCCAACCTGAATACAGGCCAAGCGTATGGATTGGAATTTATCGGGATGGCCGAGCTGACCGACTGGTGGAACATCAATGGAAGTGTCTCGCTCTTCCAAAGCAAAGTAGATGGCTCCAATGTCGGTGAGGAGTTTGTCAGCAAAGGGTTCTCCTGGAATTCTAAAATCACCACTGATTTTACCCTTCCTTATGCCTTTACCCTTCAACTGGTGGGTGATTATGAGTCTCCTGAAGTAGAAGCACAAGGACGGGATTTTGCTCGATACAGCATGGACGCCACTTTACTGAAAAAGTTGATGGACAACAAACTGCAGCTATCGCTTAGTGTCCGCGATGTCTTCAATACCCGAAACTTCGGTGGCTACAACCAATCCAATGATTTCTACCAGGAATTCAGAGCGGAGTGGGAAAGCAGGATTGCACTATTTAGTGCACGGTACAATTTTTAA
- a CDS encoding IS982 family transposase, which yields MTLTDSKITEIFYLIDEFCIQFEKSTEKHILGNRPKRRPRMSLSEVITIMVMFHTGGFRNMKHFYLYFIKVHKKHLFPQTVSYNRFVELMQSATLPMTIFLKTCCLGEGTGIAFIDSTPIRVCKNKRIKRNKVFKDIAQVGKSTMGYFFGFKLHLVINDKGELLNFVVTQANVDDREPLRNKSFVNNLKGKLYADKGYVSKDLTELLFSDGLHLIANIRNNMKNVLMEMKDKIMLRKRSVIETVNDELKNMCQIEHSRHRSFGNFITNMISGLIAYSFFPKKPAIKYQTVQTNQIALF from the coding sequence ATGACCTTAACTGACTCCAAAATTACCGAAATTTTCTATCTTATCGATGAATTCTGCATCCAATTTGAAAAATCCACTGAAAAACATATTCTTGGAAACAGGCCCAAGAGAAGGCCCAGAATGAGCCTGAGCGAAGTCATTACCATTATGGTGATGTTCCATACCGGGGGATTCCGAAACATGAAACACTTTTATCTCTATTTTATCAAAGTCCATAAAAAACACCTTTTCCCCCAGACCGTTTCCTACAACAGGTTTGTTGAACTGATGCAATCCGCCACCCTTCCGATGACTATATTCCTGAAAACCTGTTGTTTAGGAGAGGGGACAGGTATTGCGTTTATCGACTCAACTCCGATCAGGGTATGCAAAAACAAAAGGATAAAAAGGAACAAGGTTTTCAAAGATATTGCCCAGGTGGGCAAATCCACCATGGGATATTTCTTCGGCTTCAAGCTCCACCTGGTCATCAATGACAAAGGGGAGCTGTTAAACTTTGTGGTCACCCAGGCCAATGTTGATGACAGGGAGCCGCTTAGGAACAAAAGTTTCGTAAATAACCTAAAGGGGAAATTATATGCGGACAAAGGCTATGTTTCAAAGGATTTGACCGAATTGTTGTTTTCAGACGGGCTTCACCTAATTGCCAATATTAGGAATAATATGAAGAATGTCCTTATGGAAATGAAGGACAAAATCATGCTCAGAAAACGATCTGTTATTGAAACGGTAAATGATGAATTGAAAAACATGTGTCAGATCGAACATTCCAGGCACCGCTCTTTTGGAAATTTCATCACCAACATGATTTCAGGACTCATTGCCTACTCATTTTTCCCTAAAAAGCCCGCAATCAAATACCAAACAGTCCAAACTAACCAAATAGCCCTGTTTTAA
- a CDS encoding Tex family protein, with product MNINHYLKIAEELNIRQKQVSDTIELLDEGATVPFISRYRKEVTGSLDEVQVAAIRDRVQQLRDLDKRREAILKSIKEQEKLTPELEGKINDAETMAALEDLYLPYKPKRRTKATIAREKGLEPLAEKIFGQESCDLEEEAKAYIDEEKEVGSTEEALQGARDIIAEWVNENAELRKKMRDLFIEEGKFVSKVIPGKEEEAIKYKDYFEWSEPIKTAPSHRVLAMRRGEKELFLMLDSCPEELDALALMEKMTVTAQNTSSEQVKLAIKDCYKRLMKPSMETEVRLYTKKKADEDAIKVFAENLRQLLLGAPLGEKSVMAIDPGFRTGCKLACLGPQGQVLHYDAIYPNEPQRKKAESAALVKHLVEKHQVEAIAIGNGTASRETEQFFKSIGLPQNVLIVMVNESGASIYSASEVAREEFPDLDLTIRGAVSIGRRLMDPLAELVKIDPKSIGVGQYQHDVDQSALKNSLDDTVMSCVNGVGVEVNTASKQLLTYVSGLGPALAQNIVNFRNENGPFKSREDIRKVPRLGDKAYEQAAGFLRIQNAPNPLDRSAVHPERYDLVQQMATDLGSNVSDLIKDEELRSKVVLKNYVTETVGLPTLQDIMEELAKPGRDPRETFEVFSFQEGVNEMKDLKVGMKLPGIITNITNFGAFVDVGVHQDGLVHLSHLADRYISDPNEVVTVNQKVEVTVMEVDLNRKRIGLSMKSAPFAERSKGKSGGAKRERRKEKEPEGDLAAKLAMLKGKFGK from the coding sequence ATGAATATCAACCATTATCTAAAAATAGCCGAGGAGCTAAATATCAGGCAGAAGCAAGTGTCTGATACAATTGAATTATTGGATGAAGGAGCTACTGTTCCCTTTATATCCAGGTATCGGAAGGAAGTGACCGGTTCACTCGACGAAGTACAGGTAGCTGCTATCCGTGATCGTGTACAGCAACTTCGCGATTTGGATAAAAGGAGAGAGGCGATATTAAAGTCCATTAAGGAACAGGAGAAGCTTACTCCAGAGCTGGAAGGTAAAATCAACGACGCCGAGACCATGGCAGCCTTGGAGGATTTATACCTTCCCTACAAGCCCAAAAGGCGGACCAAGGCGACCATCGCCCGTGAAAAGGGGCTGGAGCCGCTGGCGGAGAAAATTTTCGGACAGGAATCTTGTGACCTGGAAGAAGAAGCCAAAGCGTATATTGATGAGGAAAAGGAAGTGGGGAGTACAGAGGAAGCCTTGCAAGGAGCTAGGGACATCATTGCTGAATGGGTCAATGAAAATGCGGAGCTACGTAAAAAAATGCGGGACCTTTTCATCGAAGAAGGGAAGTTTGTGTCCAAGGTGATTCCAGGCAAGGAGGAAGAAGCGATCAAATATAAGGATTACTTCGAATGGTCGGAGCCCATCAAAACGGCACCATCCCACCGGGTATTGGCCATGCGAAGAGGGGAGAAAGAATTGTTTTTGATGCTGGATTCTTGCCCGGAAGAACTGGATGCTTTGGCGTTGATGGAGAAAATGACCGTCACGGCTCAAAACACCAGTTCCGAGCAAGTAAAGCTGGCCATAAAAGACTGCTATAAACGTTTGATGAAGCCTTCCATGGAAACAGAAGTAAGGCTGTACACCAAGAAAAAGGCAGACGAAGATGCCATTAAGGTCTTTGCGGAAAACTTGAGGCAATTACTCCTAGGGGCTCCTTTAGGCGAAAAATCAGTGATGGCCATCGATCCTGGCTTTAGGACAGGTTGTAAACTGGCTTGTCTTGGCCCACAGGGGCAGGTGTTGCACTATGATGCCATTTATCCCAATGAGCCTCAGCGCAAAAAGGCGGAGTCCGCAGCCTTGGTGAAGCACTTGGTGGAAAAGCATCAGGTGGAAGCCATTGCGATTGGAAATGGGACGGCCAGTAGGGAGACAGAGCAGTTTTTCAAATCCATTGGCTTGCCCCAGAATGTCTTGATCGTAATGGTAAATGAAAGTGGAGCCTCCATTTATTCGGCTTCTGAAGTGGCCCGGGAGGAATTTCCGGATCTAGACCTTACGATCAGGGGAGCGGTCTCCATTGGCCGCAGGCTGATGGATCCGTTGGCGGAATTGGTGAAGATTGACCCTAAATCCATCGGGGTAGGCCAATACCAGCACGATGTGGACCAATCTGCCCTTAAAAACTCCCTTGATGATACGGTCATGAGCTGTGTTAACGGGGTAGGGGTAGAAGTCAATACGGCTTCCAAGCAGCTGCTTACCTATGTCTCAGGATTGGGCCCGGCACTGGCACAAAACATCGTCAACTTCAGAAATGAAAACGGCCCTTTCAAAAGCCGTGAAGATATCCGTAAGGTGCCAAGATTGGGCGACAAGGCCTATGAGCAGGCGGCAGGTTTCCTCCGCATCCAAAATGCCCCCAATCCCCTGGACAGAAGTGCCGTGCACCCGGAGCGCTATGACCTTGTACAGCAAATGGCCACTGATTTGGGTTCCAATGTGTCAGACCTGATCAAAGACGAAGAGCTACGGTCTAAGGTGGTGTTGAAGAATTATGTCACGGAAACGGTAGGTTTGCCGACCTTGCAGGACATTATGGAGGAACTGGCCAAACCGGGAAGAGATCCCAGGGAGACCTTTGAAGTGTTCAGCTTCCAGGAAGGCGTAAATGAGATGAAAGACCTCAAGGTGGGCATGAAGCTGCCGGGCATCATTACCAATATCACAAACTTTGGAGCATTTGTGGATGTGGGCGTTCACCAAGATGGATTGGTGCACCTGAGCCACTTGGCGGACCGCTATATCTCCGATCCCAACGAGGTGGTCACCGTCAACCAAAAAGTAGAAGTTACCGTGATGGAGGTAGACCTGAACCGCAAGCGTATCGGACTGAGCATGAAATCCGCCCCATTTGCGGAGCGGAGCAAAGGAAAATCCGGTGGTGCCAAGCGTGAAAGAAGAAAAGAAAAGGAACCCGAAGGTGACCTGGCCGCCAAGCTGGCCATGCTGAAAGGGAAGTTTGGGAAGTGA
- a CDS encoding TlpA family protein disulfide reductase: protein MNWKKEIKSWSVILGVFALLYVMGWYAPIVGKIQSIILSTGLIKPNVEKRYEVGNDFDYSVKFTDLEGNLVDMQNFRDKTVFINLWATWCPPCRAEMPHIASLYEKLKDQKDIAFLMVSLDKEVEKPEKYIKAQGFTFPVVHATYGLNASLKHSSIPTTLVISPKGKILFRQEGMSNFDTEAFRDFLQTQH from the coding sequence ATGAATTGGAAGAAAGAAATAAAAAGCTGGAGCGTGATACTCGGGGTATTCGCCTTACTTTATGTAATGGGATGGTATGCGCCGATTGTAGGTAAAATCCAATCCATCATCCTCTCCACTGGGCTCATCAAACCGAATGTGGAAAAGCGCTATGAAGTGGGCAATGATTTCGACTATAGTGTAAAATTTACGGACCTTGAGGGAAATCTCGTGGACATGCAAAACTTCCGGGACAAAACGGTTTTTATTAACCTGTGGGCCACATGGTGTCCTCCTTGCCGGGCTGAAATGCCTCATATTGCTTCTTTATATGAAAAATTAAAAGACCAAAAGGACATCGCTTTTCTCATGGTCAGCTTGGACAAAGAAGTTGAAAAACCTGAAAAATACATTAAAGCCCAAGGCTTTACTTTTCCTGTGGTCCATGCCACTTACGGGCTCAATGCCTCCCTGAAACATTCCTCTATTCCCACCACTTTGGTGATCAGCCCTAAAGGAAAAATTCTTTTCAGACAGGAAGGCATGAGTAATTTTGATACGGAAGCATTCAGGGATTTTCTTCAAACCCAGCATTAA
- a CDS encoding serine hydrolase, whose protein sequence is MQIKYLLISLIGLMMASCQSGPSTEDQLETLRNQITAHLSEVQGDFAVAFRSLGSDTLSLMINEKESFHAASTMKTPVMIELYKQVALGNISLDDSITVVNEFKSIVDGSPFSMDLSVDSQEGLYGKIGQKSTYKALNFQMITMSSNLATNILIDKLDAKKVTQTMRDLGAKDIEVLRGVEDLKAYEQGLSNTTTAYDLMVIMEAIAAGKAVSKEASAAMFEVLKAQHFNEIIPGLLPENVTVAHKTGSITGVRHDSGIVELPSGERYVLVLLSKNLKAPEKGIQVMAQISKLIYKFVENKEG, encoded by the coding sequence ATGCAGATAAAATACCTTTTAATCAGTTTGATAGGTTTGATGATGGCATCTTGCCAATCCGGCCCATCCACCGAGGACCAACTCGAAACACTTAGGAATCAGATCACCGCTCACCTTTCCGAGGTACAAGGTGATTTTGCTGTAGCCTTTAGATCCTTGGGATCAGACACCCTTTCGTTAATGATCAATGAGAAGGAGTCGTTTCATGCGGCCAGCACGATGAAGACCCCGGTAATGATTGAACTTTATAAGCAGGTGGCCTTGGGAAATATCTCTTTGGATGACTCGATTACGGTGGTGAATGAATTTAAGAGTATCGTAGATGGCAGTCCTTTCAGTATGGATTTATCTGTAGATAGTCAAGAGGGCCTGTACGGGAAAATAGGCCAGAAAAGCACCTACAAAGCGCTCAATTTTCAGATGATCACCATGAGCAGCAATTTAGCGACCAATATCCTCATCGATAAATTGGATGCGAAGAAGGTTACCCAGACCATGCGGGACTTAGGGGCGAAGGATATTGAAGTGCTCAGGGGGGTAGAGGACCTGAAAGCGTATGAACAAGGACTGAGCAATACCACCACGGCCTATGACCTGATGGTGATCATGGAAGCCATAGCAGCGGGAAAAGCAGTCAGTAAAGAAGCTTCAGCAGCAATGTTTGAGGTACTGAAAGCCCAGCATTTCAATGAGATAATTCCGGGCTTGCTTCCTGAAAATGTGACGGTGGCGCATAAAACGGGTTCCATTACGGGAGTTCGGCACGATTCTGGAATAGTAGAATTGCCATCTGGGGAACGATATGTGCTTGTATTGCTGTCCAAGAACCTCAAGGCACCTGAAAAGGGCATTCAAGTAATGGCCCAGATCAGTAAACTTATATATAAATTTGTGGAAAATAAGGAGGGGTGA
- a CDS encoding RNA polymerase sigma factor, whose product MNNPITLEHTDSDLVKKVKESDEVAYYHLYERYASKIYHVSRKMELSHHDAEEVVQEVFLYLWKKRNELRSDLSINAYIFSIVRSLVINRCQKKARFTAFQQYSVPMNKDFSNVTEDTVIYRDLHAYASKAIDTLPVKQREVFIMKTVNHMTAEEIAAQLNLSVRTVENQLYRATKSLRHRFNAAEEVPFGLILMLLGLIS is encoded by the coding sequence ATGAATAACCCAATAACCCTCGAACATACCGATTCCGATCTTGTAAAAAAGGTCAAAGAAAGCGACGAAGTAGCATATTATCATCTCTATGAACGATATGCTTCCAAGATCTATCATGTAAGCAGAAAGATGGAATTGTCACATCACGATGCGGAAGAGGTCGTTCAAGAGGTGTTTTTGTACCTATGGAAGAAGCGGAATGAACTAAGATCAGACCTGTCCATCAATGCTTATATTTTTTCTATTGTTCGGAGTTTGGTGATCAATCGATGTCAGAAAAAGGCACGTTTTACGGCCTTTCAGCAATATTCGGTTCCGATGAACAAGGATTTTTCCAACGTGACCGAGGATACGGTCATCTATCGGGACCTCCATGCCTATGCCTCGAAAGCCATTGATACCTTGCCCGTAAAACAACGTGAGGTGTTTATCATGAAAACGGTTAACCACATGACCGCAGAAGAAATCGCCGCCCAGCTCAACCTTTCTGTTCGAACCGTCGAAAATCAGCTTTATAGGGCCACCAAGTCCCTTCGCCATCGATTTAATGCTGCTGAAGAAGTTCCTTTTGGTCTTATTTTAATGCTGTTGGGTTTGATAAGTTAG
- a CDS encoding alpha-L-rhamnosidase → MIVPKISLATFLMLMTFTAALAQKALKTEYLIDPLGLDTSRPRLTWQMDDDRQGAKQSAYRILVTKDGAGSVWNSGKVSSDRQLVAYDGKALEPFAAYFWTVEVWDHEGNSLGISKKAHFEMGMMDEANWQGVWIGDGQGTSVKPAPYFRKEFAISNPIKKATAYIAVGGLYELRINGKRIGNHRLDPAYTRFDRRVLYVTHDVTEALQNGQNALGVLLGNGWYNHQSTAVWNFHHAPWRNRPTFCLDLRITYEDGSVETIRTEKGWKTALGPVIFNSIYTAEHYDARKEQPGWDKPGFEAGDWKEVIYRSAPAKEITAQAMPPIRYNETIPAATMDKINDSTFVFDVGRNIAGISEIKIKGEAGTVLRLKHGERLHEDGRVDMSNIDVHYRPTDDGDPFQTDIYILSGRGEETFSPKFNYKGFQYVEVTADRPISLTKENLTAYFMHSDVEPVGTVSSANATLDGIWWATNNAYLSNLFGYPTDCPQREKNGWTGDAHIAIETGLYSFDAIKVYEKWLDDHRDEQQPNGVLPSIIPTSGWGYEWGNGPDWTSTICLIPWNVYLFYGDKRILEENYKSMKRYVDHLTAISPDGLTAWGLGDWVPVKSKSPVEYTSSAYYLTDARILAQTAKLLGHEAEAEKYTELANKIRTAINEKYLNREKAVYGSGYQTEMSVALQWDIVPEELRGKVAANLAKRVEADGFHLDVGLLGTKAILNALSDNGYPDIAYKVAAQETYPSWGWWIVNGATTLYENWKIDSEHDISMNHIMFGEVGAWIYKALGGMKPDPEHPGFKNILLEPHFVEGLEHFEASHDGPYGKIISSWKRDETGAVQYTVRIPANTTATLILPKGTRFLKGESPANVEVSLQKTAYSISSGSYQWIIK, encoded by the coding sequence ATGATCGTGCCTAAAATTAGCCTTGCCACCTTTTTAATGCTGATGACCTTTACTGCCGCTTTGGCCCAAAAGGCACTTAAAACGGAATACCTGATAGATCCGCTGGGCTTGGACACTTCGCGGCCAAGGTTGACCTGGCAGATGGATGATGACCGGCAGGGGGCAAAGCAAAGTGCATACCGTATACTGGTCACAAAAGACGGAGCAGGATCCGTGTGGAATAGCGGAAAAGTATCAAGTGACCGCCAGTTGGTAGCATATGACGGGAAAGCCTTAGAGCCTTTTGCTGCCTATTTTTGGACTGTGGAGGTGTGGGATCACGAGGGGAATTCCCTGGGAATCTCCAAAAAGGCACACTTTGAAATGGGCATGATGGATGAGGCCAATTGGCAAGGCGTATGGATTGGGGACGGCCAGGGAACTTCGGTAAAGCCAGCCCCTTATTTCCGGAAGGAATTCGCCATATCCAATCCCATTAAGAAAGCCACGGCCTATATCGCGGTAGGCGGGCTCTATGAGCTACGCATTAATGGTAAACGCATTGGGAATCATCGGCTGGATCCTGCTTACACCCGTTTTGACCGAAGGGTACTGTATGTGACGCACGATGTAACTGAGGCCCTCCAAAATGGCCAAAATGCCTTGGGGGTCTTATTGGGAAATGGCTGGTACAATCACCAGTCTACGGCCGTTTGGAATTTTCACCATGCACCATGGCGAAATCGCCCCACTTTTTGTCTGGACCTGCGGATTACCTATGAGGATGGTTCAGTGGAGACCATTCGCACGGAAAAGGGATGGAAGACTGCTTTAGGTCCAGTGATTTTTAATAGCATTTATACCGCAGAACATTATGATGCCCGAAAGGAGCAGCCTGGATGGGATAAGCCGGGTTTTGAGGCCGGTGATTGGAAAGAAGTGATTTATCGATCCGCACCAGCCAAGGAAATTACAGCGCAGGCCATGCCTCCCATTCGGTATAACGAAACGATTCCCGCAGCGACAATGGATAAGATCAATGATTCGACCTTTGTTTTCGACGTGGGCAGAAATATAGCAGGAATCAGTGAAATCAAGATCAAAGGTGAAGCGGGCACAGTTTTGCGTTTGAAGCATGGAGAGCGGCTTCACGAGGATGGACGAGTGGACATGTCCAATATCGATGTGCATTATCGTCCCACAGATGACGGCGACCCTTTCCAGACCGATATTTACATCTTGAGCGGGAGGGGTGAAGAGACTTTTAGCCCAAAGTTTAATTACAAGGGCTTTCAATATGTGGAAGTTACGGCAGATCGGCCTATTTCCCTTACCAAAGAAAATCTGACAGCCTATTTCATGCACAGTGATGTCGAACCGGTCGGTACCGTCAGTTCTGCGAACGCTACCTTAGATGGCATTTGGTGGGCCACAAACAATGCCTATTTGTCCAACCTTTTTGGCTATCCTACGGACTGCCCACAGCGGGAGAAAAATGGCTGGACAGGAGATGCGCATATCGCCATCGAAACGGGGTTATATTCATTTGACGCGATCAAGGTTTATGAAAAATGGTTGGATGACCATCGGGACGAGCAGCAGCCCAATGGAGTTTTGCCTTCCATTATCCCCACTTCCGGCTGGGGCTATGAATGGGGAAATGGACCGGATTGGACAAGTACCATTTGCTTGATACCATGGAATGTGTACTTGTTTTATGGCGATAAGCGTATCCTTGAAGAGAATTACAAGTCGATGAAGCGATATGTGGACCACCTTACGGCCATCAGTCCTGACGGGTTGACCGCTTGGGGTTTGGGAGATTGGGTTCCGGTAAAATCCAAATCTCCAGTGGAATACACTTCTTCTGCCTATTACCTTACTGATGCCAGGATTTTAGCCCAAACAGCTAAATTACTTGGTCATGAAGCCGAGGCAGAAAAGTACACTGAGTTGGCCAATAAGATCCGGACTGCCATTAATGAGAAGTACCTGAATCGGGAAAAAGCCGTTTATGGAAGTGGTTACCAGACAGAAATGAGTGTGGCATTACAGTGGGACATTGTTCCCGAAGAGCTAAGGGGCAAAGTGGCGGCAAACTTAGCCAAAAGGGTAGAAGCAGACGGATTCCACTTGGACGTGGGCTTACTCGGAACCAAGGCAATCCTCAATGCACTGAGTGATAATGGTTATCCTGATATCGCATATAAGGTAGCGGCTCAGGAAACCTATCCTTCATGGGGCTGGTGGATAGTTAATGGAGCTACCACCCTTTATGAAAACTGGAAGATCGATTCAGAGCATGACATTTCCATGAACCACATCATGTTTGGTGAAGTAGGGGCCTGGATATATAAGGCACTTGGAGGGATGAAGCCTGATCCGGAACATCCAGGCTTTAAGAATATCCTATTGGAACCACACTTTGTGGAGGGATTGGAGCATTTTGAGGCCAGTCATGATGGGCCTTACGGTAAAATCATTTCTTCTTGGAAACGAGATGAAACCGGTGCGGTACAATATACCGTTAGAATCCCAGCTAACACCACAGCTACGTTAATTTTACCAAAAGGCACGCGGTTTCTTAAGGGAGAATCACCTGCAAACGTTGAGGTATCGTTGCAAAAGACCGCTTATTCCATAAGCTCAGGAAGCTATCAATGGATCATCAAGTGA